One Cohnella candidum genomic region harbors:
- a CDS encoding restriction endonuclease subunit S: MGRKEQDPGVIIERAFATTLQSLADIQRNISLVLGAKAAESEKVRGWLQYHLKEPIFETNTDRLSVCMLIHEQQIEVIEGLAKLCNGLSRNMKLILHPDQVDGQDAGGSSENEAEDSGR, from the coding sequence ATGGGACGCAAGGAGCAGGATCCGGGAGTCATCATAGAGCGCGCTTTCGCCACGACATTGCAATCCCTTGCCGACATTCAGAGAAACATCTCCCTCGTGCTTGGCGCCAAAGCGGCGGAGTCCGAAAAAGTGCGCGGCTGGCTGCAGTATCATTTGAAGGAACCCATTTTCGAGACGAATACGGACCGCCTTTCGGTTTGCATGCTGATTCACGAACAGCAGATCGAAGTGATCGAAGGTTTGGCGAAATTATGCAACGGGTTAAGCCGCAACATGAAGTTGATCCTTCATCCCGATCAAGTTGACGGACAGGACGCAGGGGGATCTTCGGAAAATGAGGCGGAGGATTCGGGCAGGTGA
- a CDS encoding S-layer homology domain-containing protein gives MKKYWIALMAIMLVVTVLAIPSYAVGEQGAAAGFKDVKSGYWAKAQIEQAVAKGYVSGFPDGTFKPEEKVSRAQFMRMLADALKLPHVEQGSPWYQPYVAALVESGIHKTSDFYAQYDSSLSRLEMVKLAVRASVAGIDTKPNAGDDNWLVFIGTQSGILAGTGAGKLDLKGTSTRAQAVAIIERILGVSEGKKLPVDKYAMSSAELAWHRTNVFTVMPEFFRTQYPYEVKQGVDPIYKWDVSNMTLEPKDGKYKGRINRVVAIDMADPKDPNRYLLGDINKLQWYGNGLIENGVAEGFPLKLQTNSYVLYFDGRLEFNKDTKLYSNSMPSFGVTGAIPTINQKKGFREGHLNQPARVFIKGISDFPAGVIPKKTEVKYDSLVLQIFTPSYMGVEGQTNVIVDVAGPGNIYFIP, from the coding sequence ATGAAGAAATATTGGATTGCTTTGATGGCGATTATGCTTGTTGTTACAGTGCTGGCGATACCGTCATATGCCGTTGGCGAACAGGGTGCTGCGGCGGGATTTAAAGACGTGAAAAGCGGCTATTGGGCCAAAGCGCAAATCGAGCAGGCCGTAGCTAAAGGATATGTGAGCGGTTTTCCGGACGGCACCTTTAAGCCGGAAGAGAAGGTGAGCCGTGCCCAATTCATGCGCATGCTGGCTGATGCACTGAAGCTGCCGCATGTGGAGCAGGGCAGTCCGTGGTACCAACCGTACGTCGCGGCTTTGGTCGAATCCGGCATCCACAAAACAAGCGACTTCTACGCGCAGTACGACTCCTCGCTGTCCCGACTCGAGATGGTCAAATTGGCCGTGCGCGCGTCGGTTGCGGGCATTGACACGAAGCCGAATGCCGGGGACGACAATTGGTTGGTTTTCATCGGGACGCAATCCGGAATCTTGGCGGGGACGGGAGCAGGGAAGCTGGACCTCAAGGGGACTTCCACGCGTGCGCAGGCCGTGGCAATCATCGAGCGGATTCTGGGGGTCAGCGAGGGGAAGAAGCTGCCGGTGGACAAGTATGCCATGTCCAGCGCGGAACTCGCGTGGCATCGCACAAACGTGTTTACGGTGATGCCCGAGTTTTTTAGGACCCAATATCCCTACGAGGTAAAACAAGGAGTCGATCCTATCTACAAATGGGACGTCAGCAACATGACACTCGAACCCAAAGACGGAAAATATAAAGGAAGGATTAATCGAGTTGTAGCGATTGATATGGCAGATCCGAAAGATCCGAACCGGTACTTGCTTGGAGATATCAACAAGCTTCAATGGTATGGGAACGGACTTATCGAGAATGGGGTAGCTGAGGGCTTTCCTCTAAAACTTCAAACAAATAGTTATGTTTTATACTTCGATGGGCGGCTTGAATTCAATAAAGATACAAAATTATATTCGAATTCTATGCCGTCTTTCGGAGTCACCGGGGCAATACCTACTATTAATCAAAAGAAAGGCTTTCGTGAAGGACACTTAAATCAACCTGCACGAGTGTTTATTAAAGGGATTAGCGACTTTCCGGCTGGTGTTATACCAAAAAAAACTGAGGTGAAATACGATAGTTTGGTATTGCAAATTTTCACACCTTCTTATATGGGTGTTGAAGGACAAACAAACGTAATCGTAGATGTTGCCGGTCCAGGGAATATATATTTTATACCGTAA
- a CDS encoding glycosyltransferase family 2 protein, whose amino-acid sequence MPAISESSLKAQGRAAYRQGFEEGFRQGVRAGGQHYGILFEGTSIVIPTHNQLAHLKKCLESVEKHTESAYEILVVDNASADGTAEYLKSLRGRIRFCVLEENRGFSGAVNIGLMMAKGRTIVLLKPDTWVTGNWLQNLLVCLNSDARIGMVGPLSDTVGGAQRIRISNLKAEEKEAFAREHNRSRPTQWRDSDSLQSFCLLFRRELFEEIGYFDEGFESGKLHDLDYSIRVRLAGKRLVIARDTFVRHAGSENRAESENALTGQDPQDQSCFTTKWSDAIGWLQRAAIQAQEEREGLPAGTLFYPQRVVVQGVGDSVYWIEGGHRHLVRGSLSFPSVRLSQVDLRRWPVGDTIHAREVEVRWRGLDDPDGWGGVAQLSDGTVYYLEGSTVRRVVSTPAMHSWNLHLKPVQFVHKADLADRIAGLPIVSLPLLKQRL is encoded by the coding sequence TTGCCGGCCATATCCGAATCGTCCCTGAAAGCCCAAGGCCGGGCCGCTTACCGGCAAGGCTTCGAGGAAGGCTTCCGTCAAGGGGTCCGCGCCGGCGGGCAGCATTACGGAATCCTTTTCGAGGGGACCAGCATCGTGATCCCGACGCATAACCAACTGGCACATCTTAAAAAATGCCTGGAAAGCGTCGAGAAGCATACGGAATCCGCTTACGAGATCTTGGTGGTGGATAACGCCTCTGCCGACGGAACGGCGGAGTATTTGAAATCGCTCCGCGGGCGGATCCGATTCTGCGTGTTGGAGGAGAACCGGGGATTTTCCGGCGCGGTGAATATCGGACTCATGATGGCGAAAGGCAGGACGATCGTTCTGCTTAAGCCCGACACCTGGGTTACGGGAAATTGGCTTCAGAATCTCCTGGTTTGCCTGAACAGCGATGCCCGCATCGGCATGGTCGGGCCGCTCTCGGACACGGTCGGCGGAGCGCAGCGAATTCGGATATCTAACCTCAAGGCGGAGGAGAAGGAGGCTTTCGCGCGCGAGCACAATCGGAGCCGGCCGACCCAATGGCGGGACTCCGATTCGCTCCAGAGCTTCTGTTTGCTGTTTCGCAGGGAACTGTTCGAAGAAATCGGGTATTTCGACGAAGGCTTCGAGTCCGGAAAGCTCCATGACCTGGACTACAGCATCCGTGTACGTTTGGCCGGCAAACGCCTGGTCATCGCGAGGGATACTTTTGTCCGCCATGCCGGAAGCGAAAACCGGGCCGAGTCCGAGAATGCGTTAACCGGGCAGGATCCTCAAGACCAAAGCTGCTTCACGACCAAATGGAGCGACGCGATCGGATGGCTGCAAAGAGCCGCCATACAGGCTCAGGAGGAGCGGGAAGGTCTACCTGCCGGAACTTTGTTTTATCCGCAGCGGGTCGTCGTTCAGGGAGTCGGGGACTCCGTTTATTGGATCGAAGGAGGACATCGTCATCTCGTCCGCGGTTCGTTGTCGTTTCCGTCCGTCCGGCTGTCGCAGGTCGATTTGCGGCGCTGGCCGGTTGGGGATACCATTCATGCCCGGGAAGTGGAGGTCAGATGGCGCGGTTTGGATGATCCGGACGGTTGGGGAGGAGTGGCGCAGCTGTCGGACGGTACCGTGTATTACCTGGAGGGAAGCACGGTGCGCAGGGTGGTCAGCACGCCCGCCATGCATTCATGGAACCTGCACCTCAAGCCCGTCCAATTCGTCCATAAAGCTGATCTCGCCGACCGTATCGCCGGTCTCCCCATCGTCTCTCTGCCCTTATTGAAGCAGCGTTTGTAA
- a CDS encoding WIAG-tail domain: protein MRKDKPKGPPKSRKPLFYVDNPNKLELEWLDDINKADEKSVAVTGAAAEAAVSDPPGKSAAAKPADAKKKRVAGKAGAKSGAGVWRSATPPAAPKSESEPKSVRRTKQTAPVSDEEGRTQKLESVSADEAARVETESSAEVHAVEEAWEEVPFSMEPDPDEDHELFNAEERHAKLEEKRLPAKPAPIVYTDDLADGSVTGDKIAPYTIGTRQLGSGSVRTDAIADFSVTAIKLADGSVTSTKLAPESVTGEHLTKNSISGQKIRDRSITSEKLKDGSISSEKLADRTISADKIAEGSIQPKHLSLSVITSELLQDQAITGDKIRSATIRSEHLANESVDTSKLADGAVTTSKLRDASITGDILAKGAIESRHLADGLILADHVAVGIIQGKHLAPRAIGPDQLAEGAVGSRELADRSVTASKLASGSVVPEHLRPESVQGRHLAEKAVEPRHLADDAVTASKLGEQSVTTMKLVDHAVTSTKIADQSIVSGKIADDAVLARHLARGSVSADKLADGAIESRHVSPKSLDGKHLADGSVGSAHLQDGSIGSLQLSRGSVKGPHLSEASVGTPHLAKQAVIGEKIADGSVGARHLAADSVKTDHLAAESVTSEKLSAGALRPFHFGAESVSGGALAQKSVESRHLKPGAVESNHLAAGSVSAQALQPESVTDKAIASGAIGERHLGVRSVLTHHLADHVITSLKLSPESVSTDKLADFAVTSSKLADGSITSAKLEEGAVRASALAGGAVTAKAIAAGAVGTEHLKAQSVGSAQLADGSVSAKALAEGAVTTSALATGSVRGEQLSAEAVESRHLSPQSVQDFHLAEKSVRGIHVHEGSIRSPHIANQSVESQHLAEGAVESDHIAVEAVGPDHLKPKSIQSSHLDEGAVGADHLADDSIGEAKLRKGAVTSAKLADGAVTPDKLEPGSVRSEHFALESIGGKHLKPESVHGYHLRKGTVTMSHLSADLYEWTKKMDRPVGYERLETDSVGALHLRDGAVESGKIANGAVTSSKLAANSVGSGQLQDQAVDGGKIADGAVGAEHLSAGSVSTEHVADGAITAAKLETSLLQTIEASAGAVTEDRLADRSVTEEKLAFDAVGFAQIKDQAVDRDKIAESAVGPDQLALGAVSEGHLADGSVTEAKLEAALRDRLDFAAAPITESRLEDGAVTGAKLAGASVGNAQLRDQAVDGDKIAGGAVGSEQLAFGAVSEAHLADGSVSAAKLDESIRASIDSALKPIGTERLVDGSVTERKLGIASVGRAQLKDQSVDGEIIADGAVGAGHLAFGAVRETHLAEAIVTAAKLDDALRQAIESSLEPIGSDRLIDGAVTQSKLAAGSVGRAQLKDQSVDGEIIAVGAVDSGQLAFGAVRESHLADASVTAAKLDDALRQAIESALEPIGSGRLVDDSVTERKLAAGSVGADQLKDQSVGGNKIGDRAIGPGHLAFGAVREMHLADASVTAAKLDDGLRQAIESALEPIGSGRLIDGSVTESKLAIGSVGRAQLQDQAVDGAKIADGAVGFRQLGSDVVGTTHLVDGSVSAAKLEDALRQAIENALLPIVADRLADGSVTESKLAIHSVGTDQLKDQAVDGEKIAGGAVGSNQLGFGAVKGPHLADGSITADKLEEALRLAIEFALQPVGAERLTNGSITEEKLALHSVGAEQLKDRSVDGEKIAGGAVGSDQLGLGVVKGPHLADGIVTAEKLEEELRQAIENVLRPIGDDRLTDGSVTESKLALHAVGSAQLKNQAVDGSKIADAAIESRHLGFGSVNEAHLADGSVTSEKLNEAVRAAIADALRPIGEERLTDGAVTEGKLALEAIGAAQLKDQAVDGSKIADAAIESRHLAIGLISEAHLADNSVTAEKLSEFLRSTIADAIRPIGEERLTDGAVTDIKLALHAVGAEQLKDQAVDGSKIADAAVESRHLAIGSISEAHLEDGSVTAEKLSEFVRNALADAVRPVGEDRLTDGSVTEGKLALHSVGTAQLKDQAADGSKIADAAIESRHLGSGAVTADKLAAGVVGTDQLADLSVTASKLAPGAIGPEQLVAGIVGAAHIAEGSIGNAHLAEGSISEAKIADGSVTEAKLADASISEAKLAYRSVTEGKLAYGSVSTAKLIDGAVTEAKLADGSVTESKLAEGSVTETKLEDGSVTESKLAEGSVTEEKLSPEVRELLARAEHAAAEAVSYASAPISLELMDSSIAGRHLVDDSVDGAKLAQGSVTPQHLAFLPVAAQQPGVTLTYGSLPYAFQGASEAIEVTVVFDRPFSDDSYVLFAMSDHPSCSCFLRTKRTDEAVVQIVRTRLGPEPHGTIQWLAVGR from the coding sequence ATGAGAAAGGACAAACCGAAAGGGCCGCCCAAAAGCCGCAAACCGCTATTCTACGTCGATAATCCGAACAAACTCGAGCTTGAATGGCTGGACGATATAAACAAGGCCGATGAAAAATCGGTAGCGGTGACCGGCGCGGCCGCGGAAGCGGCAGTCTCGGATCCGCCGGGGAAATCCGCAGCCGCGAAGCCTGCGGATGCGAAAAAGAAACGGGTTGCCGGCAAAGCCGGCGCCAAATCGGGCGCCGGTGTCTGGAGATCGGCGACGCCGCCGGCCGCGCCGAAGTCGGAATCGGAGCCCAAATCCGTCCGTCGGACGAAACAGACGGCGCCAGTCTCGGATGAGGAAGGCCGGACGCAGAAACTCGAATCCGTATCGGCCGACGAGGCCGCCCGGGTCGAAACGGAATCATCCGCCGAGGTTCATGCGGTGGAGGAGGCGTGGGAAGAGGTTCCGTTCTCCATGGAGCCGGATCCGGACGAAGACCATGAGCTGTTTAACGCAGAGGAGAGGCACGCCAAGCTGGAGGAAAAACGGCTGCCCGCCAAACCGGCGCCTATCGTGTACACCGACGACCTGGCGGACGGTTCGGTCACCGGCGATAAAATCGCGCCTTATACGATCGGCACCCGGCAGCTGGGCTCCGGCTCGGTCCGCACCGACGCCATCGCGGATTTCTCGGTCACGGCGATCAAGCTGGCGGACGGCTCCGTTACTTCTACGAAGCTGGCTCCCGAGTCCGTCACAGGCGAGCACCTGACCAAAAACTCCATTTCCGGACAGAAGATCCGCGACCGTTCGATCACTTCCGAGAAGCTGAAGGACGGAAGCATTTCGTCCGAGAAGCTGGCGGACCGAACGATCAGCGCGGACAAAATCGCGGAAGGCTCGATCCAGCCGAAACACTTGAGCTTATCCGTCATCACCAGCGAATTGCTGCAGGACCAGGCGATCACCGGGGATAAAATCCGCAGCGCCACGATCCGCAGCGAGCATTTGGCCAACGAGAGCGTCGACACCTCCAAGCTGGCGGACGGTGCCGTGACGACCTCCAAGCTGCGGGATGCTTCGATCACCGGCGACATTCTCGCCAAAGGCGCCATCGAGTCGAGGCACCTGGCCGATGGTTTGATCCTGGCCGATCACGTTGCGGTCGGCATCATACAGGGAAAACATTTGGCCCCTCGAGCCATCGGGCCGGATCAGCTCGCCGAAGGAGCCGTCGGAAGCCGCGAGCTGGCCGACCGTTCCGTCACGGCAAGCAAGCTGGCCTCCGGATCCGTCGTACCGGAGCATCTGCGTCCCGAGTCGGTGCAAGGCCGGCATCTCGCCGAAAAAGCCGTCGAACCCCGCCATCTGGCGGACGATGCGGTGACGGCTTCCAAGCTGGGCGAGCAGTCCGTGACGACGATGAAGCTCGTTGACCATGCGGTAACCTCAACCAAAATCGCGGACCAGAGCATCGTATCCGGCAAAATCGCCGACGACGCGGTGCTGGCCCGGCACTTGGCCCGGGGAAGCGTTTCGGCCGACAAGCTCGCGGACGGCGCCATAGAGTCCAGGCACGTATCGCCGAAGTCGCTGGATGGCAAACATTTGGCGGATGGCTCGGTCGGCAGCGCCCATTTGCAGGACGGATCCATCGGTTCTCTCCAATTGTCCCGAGGCTCCGTGAAAGGCCCTCATTTGTCGGAGGCATCCGTCGGGACTCCCCATTTGGCCAAACAGGCCGTGATTGGCGAGAAGATCGCGGACGGATCGGTCGGCGCCCGTCATCTGGCGGCGGATTCCGTGAAAACGGACCATCTGGCAGCCGAGAGCGTCACGTCCGAGAAATTGTCGGCCGGGGCGCTGCGACCGTTCCATTTCGGAGCCGAATCCGTGTCGGGAGGCGCGCTTGCCCAGAAATCCGTGGAAAGCCGGCACCTGAAGCCGGGCGCGGTCGAGTCGAACCATCTGGCGGCCGGTTCGGTGAGCGCCCAAGCGCTGCAGCCGGAATCGGTGACGGATAAAGCGATCGCTTCGGGAGCGATCGGGGAAAGGCATCTCGGCGTGCGGTCGGTTCTCACCCACCATCTGGCGGATCATGTGATCACTTCCCTCAAATTGTCGCCGGAAAGCGTGTCGACCGACAAACTGGCCGATTTTGCGGTCACATCGTCCAAATTGGCGGACGGCAGTATCACCTCTGCGAAACTGGAAGAAGGCGCGGTCCGCGCCTCGGCTCTGGCAGGCGGTGCCGTTACGGCGAAGGCGATCGCGGCCGGCGCCGTCGGAACCGAGCATCTGAAAGCCCAATCGGTCGGATCGGCCCAGTTGGCGGACGGCAGCGTGAGCGCTAAAGCGCTGGCCGAGGGTGCGGTCACCACTTCGGCTTTGGCCACGGGCTCGGTCAGAGGAGAACAGCTGTCCGCGGAGGCGGTCGAAAGCCGGCATTTGTCGCCTCAGTCGGTGCAGGATTTCCATTTGGCGGAGAAAAGCGTCCGCGGCATCCACGTCCACGAAGGATCGATTCGTTCGCCCCACATCGCGAACCAATCGGTTGAGAGCCAGCACTTGGCGGAAGGCGCTGTCGAGAGCGACCATATCGCGGTAGAAGCGGTGGGGCCGGATCATTTGAAGCCCAAGTCCATCCAATCCTCGCATCTTGACGAAGGCGCGGTGGGCGCCGACCATCTGGCCGACGACAGCATCGGCGAAGCGAAGCTGCGCAAAGGCGCGGTCACTTCGGCAAAGCTCGCCGACGGCGCGGTGACGCCTGACAAACTCGAGCCGGGAAGCGTGAGAAGCGAGCATTTCGCTCTCGAAAGCATCGGCGGCAAACATCTAAAGCCGGAATCCGTGCACGGATACCATCTTCGTAAAGGCACCGTGACGATGTCCCACCTGTCGGCTGATCTCTACGAATGGACCAAGAAAATGGACCGTCCGGTCGGCTACGAACGGCTGGAGACCGATTCGGTCGGTGCCCTCCATCTCCGTGACGGTGCCGTTGAATCGGGCAAAATCGCCAACGGCGCGGTGACGTCGTCCAAACTGGCCGCCAATTCGGTCGGCAGCGGCCAATTGCAGGACCAGGCCGTCGACGGCGGGAAAATCGCGGATGGCGCAGTCGGCGCGGAACATCTCTCGGCGGGTTCGGTATCTACGGAACACGTGGCGGACGGCGCGATTACCGCGGCGAAGCTGGAAACCTCGCTTCTCCAAACGATCGAAGCTTCGGCGGGGGCGGTAACGGAAGACCGGCTTGCCGACAGGTCGGTAACGGAGGAGAAGCTGGCGTTCGATGCGGTCGGATTCGCCCAGATCAAGGATCAGGCCGTTGACCGGGACAAAATCGCAGAGAGCGCGGTCGGTCCCGACCAACTGGCACTCGGGGCGGTGTCGGAAGGCCATCTGGCGGACGGAAGCGTGACGGAAGCGAAGCTGGAAGCAGCGCTTAGGGACCGGCTCGATTTCGCCGCGGCGCCTATTACGGAATCGCGGCTCGAGGATGGGGCGGTGACCGGAGCCAAACTTGCGGGGGCTTCCGTCGGAAACGCGCAATTGCGGGATCAAGCGGTGGATGGCGATAAAATTGCGGGCGGAGCGGTCGGTTCCGAGCAGTTGGCGTTCGGCGCGGTGTCGGAAGCCCACCTGGCCGACGGGAGCGTCTCGGCGGCGAAACTGGACGAATCGATTCGGGCGTCCATCGATAGCGCGCTGAAGCCGATCGGAACGGAACGGCTCGTGGACGGCTCGGTGACGGAGAGAAAGCTCGGAATCGCATCGGTCGGCCGTGCGCAGTTGAAGGATCAATCCGTGGACGGCGAGATCATCGCGGATGGGGCGGTCGGTGCGGGGCATCTGGCTTTCGGCGCGGTGAGGGAGACGCATCTGGCCGAAGCCATCGTGACGGCTGCGAAGCTGGACGATGCTTTGCGGCAGGCGATCGAGAGCTCGCTGGAGCCGATCGGGTCCGATCGGCTGATCGACGGCGCGGTCACGCAGAGCAAGCTGGCGGCCGGTTCGGTCGGCCGCGCGCAACTGAAAGATCAATCCGTGGACGGGGAAATCATCGCGGTCGGCGCAGTCGATTCGGGGCAATTGGCTTTCGGAGCCGTGAGAGAGTCCCACCTGGCCGATGCCAGCGTCACGGCGGCAAAGCTGGACGATGCTTTGCGGCAAGCGATCGAAAGTGCGCTGGAGCCGATCGGTTCCGGACGGTTGGTCGACGATTCGGTGACGGAGCGCAAACTGGCCGCCGGATCGGTTGGCGCCGATCAGTTGAAGGATCAGTCGGTCGGCGGGAATAAGATCGGGGATCGGGCGATCGGGCCGGGGCATTTGGCTTTCGGCGCCGTAAGGGAGATGCATTTGGCGGATGCCAGCGTGACGGCGGCGAAGCTGGACGACGGTTTGCGGCAAGCCATCGAAAGCGCGCTGGAACCGATCGGGTCCGGCCGGCTGATCGACGGATCGGTCACGGAGAGCAAGCTCGCAATCGGTTCGGTTGGTCGGGCGCAATTGCAAGATCAAGCGGTCGACGGGGCGAAAATCGCGGATGGCGCGGTGGGCTTCAGGCAGCTCGGCTCCGATGTCGTGGGGACGACGCATTTGGTCGACGGCAGCGTATCGGCGGCGAAGCTGGAGGATGCTTTGCGGCAAGCGATCGAAAACGCGTTGCTGCCGATCGTCGCGGACCGGTTGGCCGACGGATCGGTCACGGAGAGCAAGCTCGCGATCCATTCGGTTGGGACGGACCAATTGAAAGATCAGGCCGTCGACGGAGAGAAGATCGCGGGGGGAGCGGTCGGCTCCAACCAGCTCGGATTCGGCGCGGTGAAAGGACCGCACTTGGCGGACGGAAGCATCACGGCGGATAAGCTGGAAGAAGCCTTGCGGCTTGCGATTGAGTTCGCCCTGCAGCCTGTCGGAGCCGAACGGTTGACCAACGGCTCGATCACGGAAGAAAAACTGGCGCTGCATTCGGTCGGCGCCGAACAGCTCAAAGATCGATCGGTGGATGGTGAGAAGATCGCGGGGGGAGCGGTCGGCTCCGATCAACTCGGTTTAGGCGTCGTGAAAGGGCCGCACTTGGCGGACGGCATCGTGACGGCGGAGAAGCTGGAGGAAGAGCTGCGGCAAGCGATCGAGAACGTCTTGCGGCCGATCGGCGATGACCGGCTGACCGACGGCTCGGTCACGGAAAGCAAACTCGCCCTTCATGCGGTAGGCTCCGCTCAGCTGAAGAATCAAGCGGTGGACGGAAGCAAAATCGCGGATGCGGCGATCGAATCCCGTCACTTGGGTTTTGGCTCCGTAAACGAAGCGCATTTGGCGGACGGCAGCGTTACCTCGGAGAAGCTGAATGAAGCCGTGCGAGCCGCGATCGCGGACGCTCTGCGGCCGATCGGGGAAGAACGGCTGACCGACGGCGCGGTCACGGAAGGCAAACTCGCCCTAGAAGCGATAGGCGCGGCGCAGTTGAAGGATCAAGCCGTGGACGGCAGCAAAATCGCGGACGCGGCGATCGAATCCCGCCACCTGGCGATCGGCTTGATAAGCGAAGCGCATCTGGCGGACAACAGCGTTACGGCGGAGAAGTTGAGCGAGTTTCTGCGGAGCACGATCGCGGACGCCATTCGGCCGATCGGGGAAGAGAGGCTGACGGACGGCGCCGTGACGGATATCAAACTCGCCCTTCATGCGGTAGGCGCCGAACAGCTGAAGGATCAAGCCGTGGACGGCAGCAAAATCGCGGATGCCGCAGTCGAATCCCGCCACCTGGCGATCGGCTCGATAAGCGAAGCGCACCTGGAGGACGGCAGCGTGACGGCGGAGAAGTTAAGCGAGTTCGTGCGGAACGCACTCGCGGACGCCGTACGGCCGGTCGGGGAAGACCGGCTGACGGACGGCTCCGTCACGGAAGGCAAATTGGCGCTGCATTCGGTCGGGACGGCGCAACTGAAAGACCAAGCCGCGGACGGAAGCAAAATTGCGGATGCGGCGATCGAATCCCGCCATCTCGGCTCGGGAGCCGTAACGGCGGATAAATTGGCTGCAGGCGTCGTGGGCACCGACCAACTGGCCGATCTGTCGGTAACCGCAAGCAAACTCGCTCCAGGCGCGATCGGACCGGAGCAGCTCGTGGCCGGCATTGTCGGAGCGGCGCATATCGCGGAAGGCTCGATCGGCAACGCGCACCTGGCGGAAGGCAGCATTAGCGAAGCGAAGATCGCCGACGGCAGCGTAACCGAGGCGAAGCTGGCGGACGCCAGCATCAGCGAAGCCAAACTGGCGTACCGTTCGGTCACGGAAGGCAAACTGGCTTACGGGAGCGTCAGCACCGCGAAGCTGATCGACGGCGCCGTAACCGAGGCGAAGCTGGCAGACGGTTCCGTCACCGAATCGAAGCTCGCCGAAGGTTCGGTGACCGAGACGAAGCTGGAGGACGGTTCCGTCACCGAATCGAAGCTCGCCGAAGGTTCGGTGACCGAGGAGAAGTTGTCGCCGGAAGTGAGAGAACTGCTGGCCCGGGCGGAACATGCCGCCGCCGAAGCCGTATCCTACGCCAGCGCGCCGATCTCGCTCGAATTGATGGATAGCAGCATCGCGGGACGGCATCTCGTGGACGACAGCGTCGACGGCGCCAAACTCGCGCAGGGAAGCGTAACGCCCCAGCACCTGGCGTTCCTTCCGGTAGCCGCGCAGCAGCCTGGCGTGACGCTTACGTATGGCAGCCTTCCGTATGCCTTCCAGGGCGCGAGCGAGGCGATCGAAGTCACGGTGGTCTTCGATCGGCCTTTCTCCGACGATTCCTACGTTCTGTTCGCCATGTCGGACCATCCGTCCTGCAGTTGTTTCCTGCGGACCAAACGGACGGACGAAGCCGTGGTACAGATCGTGCGCACGCGTCTGGGACCGGAACCGCACGGAACGATTCAATGGCTGGCGGTGGGCAGATAA
- a CDS encoding sugar phosphate nucleotidyltransferase, producing MKAVILAGGTGSRLKPLTYWTNKHLLPVGTYPMICYGVTALRDAGIRDIVIVTGRTALAGFADVLGSGRDWGVSLTYRVQEEAGGIAQALELARPVIASGEKFAVLLGDNLFEENLGHFRERFERQPEGAMVLLKKVDDPRRYGVPILSETDGKIVRIEEKPERPQTDFCVTGLYFYDSGVFDLIENISPSQRGEMEITDVNNAYAIQGKLAFAKVHGWWTDAGTFEALESAGKKLKGFLP from the coding sequence TTGAAAGCTGTCATTTTGGCAGGGGGCACGGGTTCCAGGCTGAAACCTCTCACCTACTGGACGAACAAGCATTTGCTGCCGGTGGGTACCTACCCGATGATCTGCTACGGGGTGACCGCCTTACGGGACGCCGGAATTCGTGACATTGTCATCGTGACGGGGCGCACGGCGCTTGCCGGTTTTGCCGACGTGCTCGGCAGCGGGCGCGATTGGGGCGTTTCCTTGACGTACAGGGTGCAGGAGGAGGCGGGGGGCATCGCGCAAGCGCTCGAATTGGCCCGCCCGGTCATCGCCTCCGGCGAGAAATTCGCCGTGCTGCTGGGGGATAACTTGTTCGAGGAAAACCTGGGACACTTCCGGGAGCGATTCGAGCGCCAGCCCGAAGGAGCGATGGTCTTGCTCAAAAAGGTGGATGATCCGCGCAGATACGGGGTTCCCATATTGTCCGAGACGGACGGTAAAATCGTTCGGATCGAGGAAAAGCCGGAACGTCCGCAAACCGATTTTTGCGTGACCGGGCTATATTTTTATGACAGCGGCGTTTTCGACTTGATCGAGAACATCAGCCCTTCCCAGCGGGGGGAAATGGAAATTACCGATGTCAACAATGCCTATGCCATACAAGGGAAATTGGCCTTCGCGAAAGTGCACGGATGGTGGACGGACGCGGGAACCTTCGAAGCCTTGGAATCGGCGGGCAAAAAGTTGAAGGGTTTTCTGCCTTAA
- a CDS encoding nucleoside-diphosphate sugar epimerase, with protein sequence MHKSMTETIHHLSQSYAQLARILEANKQATVRASELVCGIPDAHAGLGGTEEVLNGASQVTKSVIAYLNGLAELEDSLAVSLFNVVKAASEGVDEE encoded by the coding sequence TTGCACAAATCGATGACCGAAACGATCCATCATCTGTCGCAATCCTACGCGCAATTGGCGAGAATTCTCGAAGCCAATAAGCAGGCAACCGTCCGCGCGTCCGAACTCGTGTGCGGAATTCCGGATGCCCATGCGGGGTTGGGCGGCACCGAAGAGGTGCTGAACGGCGCTTCGCAGGTTACCAAAAGCGTAATCGCTTATCTGAACGGGTTGGCGGAACTGGAAGATTCCTTGGCCGTCAGCCTCTTCAATGTCGTCAAAGCGGCGAGTGAGGGGGTTGACGAGGAATAG